Proteins encoded within one genomic window of Chitinophaga parva:
- a CDS encoding OmpA family protein, with the protein MKKPVLLSLLLAFTATLHAQVVTYETAKKKAKASFDQAIDAMRNYQATQALKYLEDALKTEPNFADAYGQMGLTYSELKDYPNAIKAFEKLKNLDPNGLGPVMLPYARALGGTGKFAEALAIVDQYAATHPSPLAKSLKANFEFAVQSATNVPFQPHNLGTNINSKDPEYFPSVTIDGKTLVFTRRVNGRNEDFYISQWDSVSHSWAPAKDMGAPINTEFNEGAQNISQDGSMLVYTGCDFPNGKGSCDLYFSTRNKDGGWSAPENLGAPVNGRGWDSQPCLSPDNNTLYFTRVTQDAGYDIFMSQRQADGSWGTPQRLDSNINTPHDETTPFIHADNQTLFFASNGHPGYGGMDIFYARRQADGSWGKPVNLGYPINTIDEDASLFVAADGKTAFFASDRYDSHGALDIYSFELYPEARPLQTLYVKGFVYDVKTNAHLQATLDLIDLQTGLVTASVKSDADGNYLVPLPVGKNYAFNVHKQGYLFYSGNFSLHDAKADTPSTRNIPLQPIETNAVTVLHNIFFANKAYTLEPGSLPELDRLVKLLQDNPSLQIEISGHTDDVGSDKDNLLLSENRAKAVVDYLQQKGIAASRLQARGYGETKPIADNSTEEGKALNRRTEVKITGVK; encoded by the coding sequence ATGAAAAAGCCCGTTCTGCTTTCCTTGCTACTGGCCTTTACCGCTACACTGCATGCGCAGGTGGTTACCTATGAAACGGCTAAAAAGAAGGCGAAAGCCAGCTTTGACCAGGCCATTGATGCCATGCGCAATTACCAGGCAACGCAGGCGCTCAAATACCTGGAGGACGCCCTGAAAACGGAGCCCAACTTTGCCGATGCTTACGGGCAGATGGGCCTCACCTACTCCGAGCTTAAAGATTATCCCAATGCTATCAAGGCATTTGAAAAGCTGAAAAACCTGGACCCTAACGGCCTGGGCCCGGTAATGCTGCCCTATGCGCGCGCCCTGGGGGGCACCGGTAAGTTTGCCGAAGCACTGGCCATTGTAGATCAATATGCTGCCACACATCCCAGCCCACTGGCAAAATCATTGAAGGCCAATTTTGAATTTGCCGTACAATCTGCCACCAACGTGCCTTTCCAGCCACATAACCTGGGCACCAATATCAACTCCAAAGACCCCGAGTACTTTCCTTCTGTAACCATTGATGGCAAAACGCTGGTATTCACCCGCCGGGTGAACGGGCGCAATGAAGATTTTTATATCTCCCAGTGGGACAGCGTATCCCACAGCTGGGCACCTGCAAAAGATATGGGCGCACCTATCAATACGGAGTTTAATGAAGGGGCGCAGAACATCTCGCAGGATGGCAGCATGCTGGTATACACCGGCTGTGATTTTCCAAACGGGAAAGGCAGTTGCGACCTGTATTTCAGCACCCGCAATAAAGATGGCGGATGGAGCGCCCCGGAAAACCTGGGAGCCCCTGTAAACGGCCGTGGCTGGGACTCCCAGCCCTGCCTCTCCCCTGACAATAACACGCTTTATTTTACGCGCGTAACCCAGGATGCCGGCTATGATATCTTCATGTCGCAACGCCAGGCAGACGGCAGCTGGGGCACGCCACAGCGGCTGGATAGCAACATCAACACCCCGCACGATGAAACCACCCCCTTCATCCATGCAGATAACCAAACGCTGTTCTTCGCCAGCAACGGGCATCCCGGCTATGGCGGCATGGACATCTTTTATGCCCGCCGCCAGGCAGACGGCAGCTGGGGCAAGCCCGTGAACCTGGGCTATCCCATCAACACCATTGATGAAGATGCAAGCCTCTTCGTAGCCGCAGATGGTAAAACGGCTTTCTTTGCCTCTGACCGTTATGACAGCCACGGTGCGCTGGATATTTACAGTTTTGAACTGTACCCGGAGGCAAGGCCTTTGCAGACCCTGTACGTAAAAGGTTTTGTGTATGATGTGAAGACCAACGCCCACCTGCAGGCTACGCTGGACCTGATAGACCTGCAAACAGGCCTGGTGACGGCCAGTGTAAAAAGCGATGCGGATGGTAACTACCTGGTACCATTGCCCGTAGGGAAAAATTACGCTTTCAACGTGCATAAACAAGGCTACCTGTTCTACTCCGGCAACTTCTCCCTGCATGATGCAAAAGCAGATACGCCCAGCACCCGGAACATTCCCCTGCAGCCCATAGAGACCAATGCCGTAACGGTGCTGCACAATATCTTCTTTGCCAACAAGGCTTACACCCTGGAACCCGGCTCCCTGCCGGAGCTGGACCGCCTGGTAAAACTGCTGCAGGACAATCCCAGCCTGCAGATAGAGATCAGCGGGCATACGGATGATGTGGGCAGCGACAAGGACAACCTGCTGCTGTCTGAAAACCGCGCCAAAGCGGTGGTGGACTACCTGCAACAAAAAGGTATTGCCGCCAGCCGCCTGCAAGCCAGGGGCTATGGGGAAACCAAGCCCATTGCGGATAACAGCACAGAAGAAGGCAAGGCCCTGAACCGCCGCACAGAAGTGAAGATCACGGGTGTGAAATAG
- a CDS encoding 7-carboxy-7-deazaguanine synthase QueE — protein sequence MTTLALPVMEDFYTLQGEGMYQGQAAYFVRLGGCDVGCHWCDVKESWDESKHPRIAIDAIVAKAAAHPGRLAVITGGEPLLHNLDALCDALHAAGFRTHMETSGSSPLSGHWDWITLSPKKFKAPLPEVSVAAHELKVVVFNKSDFAWAEEHAALAGPHCKLYLQPEWSKADAMTPLIVDYIKAHPQWQLSLQTHKYINVP from the coding sequence ATGACGACGCTTGCACTCCCGGTGATGGAAGATTTTTATACGCTGCAGGGGGAAGGCATGTACCAGGGACAGGCGGCTTACTTTGTGCGCCTGGGTGGCTGTGACGTAGGCTGCCACTGGTGTGATGTGAAAGAAAGCTGGGACGAAAGCAAACATCCGCGCATTGCGATCGATGCTATCGTGGCCAAAGCCGCTGCCCACCCGGGCCGGCTGGCCGTGATCACAGGCGGGGAACCGCTGCTCCATAACCTGGACGCCCTGTGCGACGCCCTGCATGCTGCCGGTTTCCGCACCCACATGGAAACATCCGGCTCCTCCCCGCTCAGCGGGCATTGGGACTGGATCACGCTCTCTCCCAAGAAATTCAAGGCACCCCTGCCCGAGGTGAGCGTGGCGGCCCATGAACTGAAAGTGGTTGTTTTCAATAAATCTGATTTTGCCTGGGCGGAAGAACACGCCGCACTGGCCGGCCCCCATTGCAAGCTGTACCTGCAGCCGGAATGGAGCAAGGCAGATGCCATGACTCCCCTCATTGTAGACTACATCAAAGCCCACCCGCAGTGGCAATTGTCCCTGCAAACACATAAGTACATCAACGTGCCCTGA
- the folD gene encoding bifunctional methylenetetrahydrofolate dehydrogenase/methenyltetrahydrofolate cyclohydrolase FolD encodes MQIIDGKLVSETIKTQLAEKVLELKALGKKVPHLAAILVGDNPASETYVASKVKSCAEIGYNSTLLRFDAQISEKHLLDQIIALNENPDVDGILVQLPLPKHISEELVINTIDPGKDVDGFHPMNVGKMVSGLPTYIPATPYGIMLLLEYYQIPTKGKHAVVIGRSHIVGTPMSVLLSRNAYPGNCTVTICHSHTHNLKELCLQADIIVAAIGRPNFVTADMVKEGAVIIDVGINRIPDATKKSGSRLVGDVDFAAVKEKASFITPVPGGVGPMTIAALLKNTYYASQGEKVKLN; translated from the coding sequence ATGCAAATTATAGATGGTAAACTCGTTTCAGAGACGATAAAAACGCAGCTGGCAGAGAAAGTATTGGAATTAAAAGCCCTGGGCAAAAAGGTTCCCCATCTCGCAGCTATCCTGGTAGGCGATAATCCCGCCAGTGAAACTTATGTAGCCTCCAAGGTTAAATCCTGCGCTGAGATCGGCTACAACTCCACCCTGCTGCGCTTTGACGCACAGATCTCCGAAAAACACCTGCTGGACCAGATCATCGCATTGAACGAAAATCCTGATGTTGACGGCATCCTGGTGCAGCTGCCCCTGCCCAAACACATCAGCGAAGAACTGGTGATCAATACCATTGACCCGGGTAAAGATGTGGACGGTTTCCATCCCATGAACGTGGGCAAAATGGTAAGCGGCCTGCCTACTTACATTCCCGCTACACCATATGGCATTATGCTGCTGCTGGAGTATTACCAGATCCCCACCAAAGGCAAACATGCCGTGGTGATAGGTCGCAGCCATATTGTAGGTACGCCCATGAGCGTGCTGCTGAGCCGCAATGCTTATCCCGGTAACTGCACGGTGACCATCTGCCACTCCCACACCCACAATTTAAAAGAACTTTGCCTGCAGGCAGATATCATAGTAGCCGCCATTGGCCGTCCCAACTTTGTAACTGCAGACATGGTAAAAGAAGGTGCCGTGATCATTGACGTGGGCATCAACCGCATTCCCGATGCTACCAAAAAGAGCGGCAGCCGCCTGGTAGGTGACGTGGACTTTGCTGCTGTTAAGGAAAAGGCCAGCTTCATCACCCCGGTGCCCGGCGGCGTAGGTCCCATGACCATCGCAGCCCTGCTGAAGAACACTTACTATGCATCGCAGGGGGAGAAGGTGAAATTGAATTAA
- the pckA gene encoding phosphoenolpyruvate carboxykinase (ATP), protein MDLQELGIENVTQLYYQLPPEELIAQTLARKQGVLADSGALMINTGAFTGRSPKDKFIVKDARTADTVHWNDFNIPITPAVFDHMERRMARYFSGKEVWMRDCYACAAPEHRINIKVITEHPWANLFAYNMFLRPTEEELEYSYPDWTVIQAPGFLADPATDGTRQSNFAMVSFTRKMILIGGTAYTGEIKKGIFTILNYILPQERNVLSMHCSANQGKDGHTAIFFGLSGTGKTTLSADPERKLIGDDEHGWTSNSVFNFEGGCYAKTIDLSAEKEPQIFQAIRDGALLENVVCHAGTCRVNFEDKSITENTRVSYPLHFIDNTLEPSIGNQPKHIFFLTCDAYGVLPPISKLSVEQAMYQFISGYTARVAGTEAGVKEPKATFSACFGAPFLPLHPARYAEMLGERMRKQKVNVWLVNTGWTGGAYGQGTRMKLAYTRAMITAALAGQLDGIAYKEDPRFGFNMPEACPGVPETLLDPRNTWADQAAYDRQAQALAQLFNENFEKYAALTPPEILAAAPRI, encoded by the coding sequence ATGGACTTGCAGGAGCTGGGCATAGAGAATGTAACGCAACTCTACTATCAACTGCCTCCTGAAGAGCTAATTGCGCAGACACTTGCCCGTAAACAGGGCGTACTGGCCGATTCCGGCGCCCTCATGATCAACACCGGAGCATTTACCGGCCGTTCCCCCAAAGACAAATTCATTGTCAAAGACGCACGCACTGCCGACACCGTGCACTGGAATGATTTCAACATTCCCATTACACCGGCGGTGTTTGACCACATGGAACGGAGGATGGCCCGGTATTTTTCCGGGAAAGAAGTATGGATGCGCGATTGTTATGCCTGCGCCGCACCGGAGCACCGGATCAACATCAAAGTGATCACGGAACACCCCTGGGCCAACCTGTTCGCCTACAACATGTTCCTCCGCCCCACGGAAGAAGAACTGGAGTACAGTTACCCCGACTGGACCGTGATACAGGCCCCCGGCTTCCTGGCCGATCCCGCAACGGACGGCACGCGCCAGTCTAACTTTGCCATGGTGAGTTTCACCAGAAAAATGATCCTGATAGGTGGCACCGCCTATACCGGGGAAATCAAAAAGGGCATTTTCACCATCCTCAATTACATACTGCCCCAGGAAAGAAATGTGCTGAGCATGCACTGCTCTGCCAACCAGGGGAAGGATGGCCACACCGCTATTTTCTTTGGCCTGAGCGGCACCGGTAAAACCACGCTGAGCGCGGATCCGGAGCGTAAGCTCATTGGCGATGATGAACATGGCTGGACCAGCAACAGCGTCTTCAATTTTGAAGGGGGCTGCTACGCCAAGACCATTGACCTCAGCGCTGAAAAAGAGCCACAGATCTTCCAGGCCATCCGCGATGGGGCCTTGCTGGAAAACGTAGTGTGCCACGCCGGCACCTGCCGCGTGAATTTCGAAGATAAGAGCATCACCGAAAACACCCGCGTATCCTATCCCCTGCATTTTATTGATAACACCCTGGAGCCTTCCATCGGCAACCAGCCCAAGCATATTTTCTTCCTCACCTGCGATGCTTACGGCGTGCTGCCTCCTATCTCCAAACTGAGCGTGGAACAGGCCATGTACCAGTTCATTTCCGGCTACACCGCCCGCGTGGCGGGCACAGAGGCCGGGGTAAAGGAGCCGAAAGCCACCTTCAGTGCCTGCTTTGGCGCCCCTTTCCTGCCGCTGCACCCCGCCCGTTATGCGGAAATGCTGGGTGAGCGCATGCGCAAACAAAAAGTGAACGTATGGCTGGTAAACACCGGCTGGACCGGTGGTGCTTACGGACAAGGCACCCGCATGAAACTGGCTTACACCCGCGCCATGATCACTGCAGCCCTGGCCGGCCAGCTGGACGGCATTGCCTACAAGGAAGATCCGCGCTTTGGCTTTAACATGCCGGAAGCCTGCCCCGGCGTACCGGAAACGCTGCTGGACCCACGCAACACCTGGGCAGACCAAGCCGCCTACGACCGGCAGGCACAGGCCCTGGCCCAACTGTTCAACGAAAATTTTGAAAAATACGCCGCGCTGACGCCGCCGGAGATCCTGGCTGCCGCGCCCCGGATATAA
- a CDS encoding aminopeptidase P N-terminal domain-containing protein — translation MKHLPLDPQLFIKNRQRFVAKMLPQSIAIFNSNDELPTNGDALFPFKQNSDLYWLTGIQQEDTMLVLFPDNPDPKYREVLVLVRPVELKEKWDGRRLRKNEATAISGIQTIIWLDMLDGLLQPWIHEAVNIYLNSNENNRRHNRVPVRDDRYAVELKAKFPLHNYLRAAAILKVLRAVKTPEEIVVMQQAMDITEKAFRRVAQFIRPGVWEHEIQAEILHEFLRNRSAGEAYGSILASGDRARTLHYVSNNEQCLDGELILMDFGAEYGGYNADLTRTVPVNGKFSPRQRAVYDACLHIHNFCKSFLRPGIKIAEYHEQVGIEAGKQFVKLGLLKQSDIDNQDPENPAYRKYLYHGISHHLGVDVHDLAPSFYQPLEEGAVLTVEPGIYIEEEQMGIRIENNIWIKASGNVDLMKNIPITADEIEAAMKH, via the coding sequence ATGAAACATTTGCCGCTGGACCCACAGTTGTTTATTAAGAATCGTCAGCGCTTTGTGGCTAAAATGTTGCCGCAGTCCATCGCTATTTTCAACTCAAATGATGAGCTGCCTACCAACGGGGACGCACTCTTCCCCTTTAAGCAGAACTCAGACCTGTACTGGCTTACCGGCATCCAGCAGGAAGATACCATGCTCGTCCTCTTCCCAGACAACCCCGATCCCAAGTACCGCGAGGTGCTGGTGCTGGTGCGCCCGGTGGAATTGAAAGAAAAATGGGATGGCCGTCGCCTGCGTAAAAATGAAGCCACCGCTATCTCCGGCATCCAGACCATCATCTGGCTGGATATGCTCGATGGCCTGTTGCAGCCATGGATCCACGAGGCCGTAAACATTTACCTGAACAGCAATGAGAACAACCGCCGCCATAACCGCGTGCCCGTGCGGGACGACCGCTACGCCGTGGAGCTGAAGGCAAAATTCCCCCTGCACAATTACCTGCGCGCCGCTGCCATCCTGAAGGTGCTGCGCGCGGTGAAAACACCGGAAGAAATTGTGGTGATGCAGCAGGCCATGGACATTACAGAAAAGGCTTTCCGCCGTGTGGCGCAATTTATCCGCCCCGGCGTGTGGGAGCACGAAATACAGGCAGAGATCCTGCACGAGTTCCTGCGCAACCGCTCTGCCGGTGAGGCTTACGGCTCCATCCTGGCCAGCGGCGACCGTGCCCGTACCCTGCACTATGTATCCAACAACGAGCAGTGCCTGGACGGGGAACTGATCCTCATGGACTTTGGCGCGGAATACGGTGGGTACAATGCAGACCTGACCCGCACCGTGCCGGTAAATGGCAAGTTCTCCCCCCGCCAGCGTGCCGTGTACGACGCCTGCCTGCACATCCATAACTTCTGCAAATCCTTCCTGCGCCCCGGTATCAAGATCGCTGAATACCATGAGCAGGTGGGCATTGAAGCCGGTAAGCAGTTTGTAAAACTGGGCCTGCTGAAGCAAAGCGACATTGACAACCAGGACCCGGAAAACCCGGCCTACCGCAAATACCTGTACCACGGCATTTCCCATCACCTGGGTGTGGATGTGCATGACCTGGCCCCATCTTTCTACCAGCCCCTGGAAGAAGGCGCTGTGCTCACCGTGGAACCGGGCATTTACATTGAAGAAGAACAGATGGGCATCCGCATTGAGAACAATATCTGGATCAAGGCGTCCGGCAATGTGGACCTGATGAAGAATATACCCATCACCGCCGATGAGATTGAAGCGGCGATGAAGCATTAA
- a CDS encoding CDP-alcohol phosphatidyltransferase family protein — protein sequence MKQIPNILTLGNLFCGALAIIFILNAPQYIAQFNDVDFGVTAPEPVYWASAMLVLAAVFDFLDGLAARALGVQSPMGKELDSLADVVSFGLVPGMILFRMLRIAYMQTEEVYSMNYVLLAPALLVPCFAAYRLAKFNLDTRQTEHFIGVPTPAVGLLVASFPLIMLFNPYNLGHYFLNYWLLYAIIAVLCYLMVAEIPMLSFKFKGLKDKNNLPRIILVVGTAASIPLLGFASVPFAFVLYVILSLVFKPKSI from the coding sequence ATGAAGCAAATTCCCAACATCCTTACTTTAGGAAATCTTTTTTGCGGCGCCCTGGCGATCATTTTCATCCTCAACGCCCCGCAATACATAGCGCAATTCAATGACGTGGACTTTGGCGTTACCGCACCGGAACCCGTGTACTGGGCCTCCGCCATGCTGGTGCTGGCCGCGGTATTTGATTTCCTGGATGGCCTGGCCGCCCGCGCCCTGGGCGTACAAAGCCCCATGGGTAAGGAGCTGGACAGCCTGGCAGATGTGGTGAGCTTTGGGCTGGTGCCGGGCATGATCCTTTTCCGCATGCTGCGCATTGCCTACATGCAAACGGAAGAAGTGTACAGCATGAACTACGTGCTGCTGGCACCTGCTTTACTGGTTCCGTGTTTTGCGGCATACCGCCTTGCAAAGTTCAACCTGGATACCCGGCAAACGGAGCACTTCATTGGTGTGCCCACACCCGCAGTAGGCCTGCTGGTGGCCAGTTTCCCGCTGATCATGCTTTTTAACCCGTATAACCTCGGGCATTATTTCCTGAACTACTGGCTGCTTTACGCGATCATTGCGGTGCTGTGTTACCTGATGGTGGCAGAGATCCCCATGCTCAGTTTCAAATTCAAGGGCCTGAAGGACAAGAACAACCTGCCCCGCATTATTTTAGTGGTGGGCACTGCTGCCTCCATACCCTTGCTGGGCTTTGCTTCCGTGCCTTTTGCTTTTGTGCTGTACGTGATCCTCTCGCTGGTATTCAAACCGAAATCAATTTAA
- the purS gene encoding phosphoribosylformylglycinamidine synthase subunit PurS — MTFTAHINVMPLKELLDPQGKAVMGGLKNLGISQVHDVRIGKHITLQIEAASAEEAKTLAETACQKLLANQVMESFEVSIA; from the coding sequence ATGACATTTACTGCACATATCAATGTGATGCCGCTGAAGGAACTGCTGGACCCCCAGGGAAAAGCTGTAATGGGAGGACTGAAAAACCTGGGCATCAGCCAGGTGCATGATGTGAGGATAGGCAAACATATCACTTTGCAGATTGAAGCCGCTTCTGCTGAAGAAGCCAAAACACTGGCCGAAACCGCTTGCCAGAAACTGCTCGCCAACCAGGTGATGGAGTCATTCGAAGTAAGCATCGCATAA
- the rsmI gene encoding 16S rRNA (cytidine(1402)-2'-O)-methyltransferase, translating into MKLYLIPSPIGNLADITYRAVKVLEESDLILAEDTRTSGVLLKHYNIQTPMTAYHQHNEHKVLQHLVQQLQGGRQMALLTDAGTPGVSDPGFLLVRECVRAGIPVECLPGATAFVPALVNSGIPMNRFSFEGFLPLKKGRHTLLTQLSTDERTMVFYESPMRLVKTLDDFIQYFGPDRQVSVSRELTKMFEENKRGTLQEVRDYFNEKGVKGEIVIVLAGKE; encoded by the coding sequence ATGAAACTTTATCTCATTCCATCACCCATTGGCAACCTGGCAGACATTACTTACCGGGCCGTGAAAGTGCTGGAAGAATCAGACCTCATCCTGGCCGAAGATACCCGTACTTCTGGTGTATTGCTCAAGCATTATAACATCCAGACGCCGATGACCGCTTATCACCAGCACAATGAGCACAAGGTGCTGCAACACCTGGTGCAGCAGCTGCAAGGCGGCCGGCAAATGGCCCTGCTCACGGATGCCGGCACCCCCGGCGTATCCGACCCGGGCTTCCTGCTGGTGCGCGAGTGTGTACGCGCCGGTATACCAGTGGAATGCCTCCCCGGCGCCACCGCGTTTGTGCCCGCCCTGGTAAACAGTGGCATCCCCATGAACCGCTTTTCCTTTGAAGGCTTCCTGCCCCTGAAAAAAGGCCGACACACCCTGCTCACCCAACTCAGTACGGATGAACGTACCATGGTGTTTTATGAAAGCCCCATGCGCCTGGTAAAAACCCTCGATGACTTTATCCAGTATTTCGGGCCGGACCGCCAGGTGAGCGTAAGCCGGGAGCTCACCAAGATGTTTGAAGAGAACAAACGGGGCACCCTGCAGGAAGTGCGCGATTATTTTAATGAAAAAGGTGTGAAGGGCGAGATCGTGATCGTGCTGGCGGGGAAGGAGTAG
- a CDS encoding M1 family metallopeptidase codes for MSNFLKQGLALAALTSASLVTHAQADRWQQHVHYKMNVTVDAKAHTFTGTQHLEYTNNSEDTLKKVFYHLYWNAFQPGSEMDVRSRELGKIRLPNGRQDWDARVKDRIFNLKPNEIGYQRVSGFKYDGRPLATKTVGTILEVVLDKPLLPHSKATFDLSFEAQVPVQIRRSGRDNREGVDYSMSQWYPKMCEYDYEGWHATPYIAREFYGVWGDYDVHITIDKKYVLAGTGYLQNPAEIGYGYESAGMKVKRPAGSTLTWHFLAPNVHDFVWAADPEYKHLKTQVDGPDGFTAHFFFLPNDTTNVSWPELVRRVPIAYEYIKAHYGAYPYKQYSFIQGGDGGMEYPMATLILGNGKPDGLYGVAMHEWMHSWYQGMFATNESLYPWMDEGFTTFAENNVVYHTTDSLKGRWPLQDTYRSYFYLAASGLEEPMSTHADHYNTNFGYSLTAYSKGATFLEQLGYVIGAPARDAGLLRYYRTWRFKHPNPNDFIRVMEQESGLALDWYKQYFVYSTKHIDYGIDSVYAKDGKTVVRLRRIGLFPMPIDLVVTSRQGTPVMHYIPLTLMYGNKPNEYPGMQRVIHDGWPWVNYTYDVEIDAPLESLASIEIDPSGRLADVDRRNNRAVLQ; via the coding sequence ATGAGCAATTTTCTGAAACAGGGACTGGCCCTTGCCGCCCTCACATCCGCCAGCCTGGTGACCCATGCGCAGGCAGACCGTTGGCAGCAGCATGTGCACTACAAAATGAATGTGACCGTGGATGCTAAAGCCCACACCTTTACCGGCACCCAGCACCTGGAGTACACGAACAACTCGGAAGATACCCTCAAGAAAGTTTTCTATCACCTTTACTGGAATGCATTTCAGCCCGGTAGTGAAATGGATGTGCGCAGCCGCGAGCTGGGTAAGATCCGCCTGCCAAATGGCCGCCAGGACTGGGATGCCCGTGTGAAAGACCGCATCTTTAACCTGAAGCCCAATGAAATTGGCTACCAGCGCGTGTCTGGCTTTAAATATGATGGCCGCCCCCTGGCAACAAAAACCGTGGGCACTATCCTGGAAGTAGTGCTGGACAAGCCGCTGCTCCCGCACAGCAAGGCCACTTTTGACCTCAGTTTTGAAGCCCAGGTGCCCGTGCAGATCCGCCGCAGTGGCCGTGATAACCGCGAAGGCGTGGACTATTCCATGTCACAGTGGTACCCGAAAATGTGTGAATATGATTACGAAGGATGGCATGCCACCCCTTACATTGCCCGTGAGTTTTATGGCGTGTGGGGCGATTATGATGTGCACATCACCATTGATAAAAAATACGTACTGGCCGGCACCGGCTACCTGCAAAATCCCGCGGAAATCGGCTACGGGTATGAATCAGCAGGCATGAAGGTGAAGCGCCCTGCGGGCAGTACGCTCACCTGGCATTTCCTGGCGCCCAATGTGCATGACTTTGTATGGGCCGCAGACCCGGAGTACAAGCACCTGAAAACCCAGGTGGATGGCCCCGATGGCTTCACCGCCCACTTCTTTTTCCTGCCCAATGATACCACCAATGTAAGCTGGCCGGAGCTGGTGCGCCGCGTGCCCATTGCTTACGAGTACATCAAGGCGCATTACGGCGCTTACCCATACAAGCAATATTCCTTTATCCAGGGTGGCGATGGCGGCATGGAATATCCCATGGCCACCCTCATCCTGGGCAATGGCAAGCCCGATGGTCTTTATGGCGTGGCGATGCACGAATGGATGCACAGCTGGTACCAGGGCATGTTTGCCACTAATGAAAGCCTGTACCCCTGGATGGACGAAGGCTTCACCACCTTTGCAGAAAATAATGTCGTCTACCACACCACGGATTCCCTGAAGGGCCGCTGGCCTTTACAGGACACCTACCGCAGCTATTTTTACCTGGCTGCCTCCGGCCTGGAAGAGCCCATGAGCACGCACGCAGACCATTACAATACTAACTTTGGCTACAGCCTCACGGCCTATTCCAAAGGCGCCACCTTCCTGGAGCAACTGGGCTACGTGATAGGCGCCCCCGCGCGCGATGCAGGTCTGCTGCGTTATTACCGCACCTGGCGCTTCAAGCACCCCAATCCCAATGACTTCATCCGCGTGATGGAGCAGGAGAGCGGCCTGGCGCTGGACTGGTACAAACAATACTTCGTGTACTCCACCAAGCATATTGATTACGGGATTGACAGTGTGTATGCAAAGGATGGTAAAACCGTGGTGCGCCTGCGCCGCATTGGCCTGTTCCCCATGCCCATAGACCTGGTGGTGACCTCCAGGCAAGGCACGCCCGTGATGCACTACATTCCGCTCACGCTCATGTATGGCAACAAACCCAACGAGTATCCCGGCATGCAGCGCGTGATCCACGATGGATGGCCCTGGGTTAACTATACTTACGATGTAGAGATAGACGCTCCCCTGGAAAGCCTTGCCAGCATTGAGATAGATCCCAGCGGCCGCCTGGCGGATGTGGACAGGAGGAATAACAGGGCGGTATTGCAGTAA
- a CDS encoding RNA polymerase sigma factor, with amino-acid sequence MKELALTNMPMSREQNDRIQATVQQERKRLLQFIRKRVKNVADAEDILQDVFYQFTEYLRLGAQVDSITSWLFAVTRNRITDWFRKKRESTFSDHVKEKDGEESFFLEELLADAGTGADGPMLRKLLLESIMEAIEELPEEQRTVFLQHEVEGKSFKQMSADTGVSVNTLLSRKRYAVLYLRQRLADLYQELQDN; translated from the coding sequence ATGAAAGAATTGGCCCTCACAAACATGCCCATGTCGCGGGAACAGAATGATCGTATCCAGGCTACGGTGCAGCAGGAGCGAAAGCGGTTGCTGCAATTTATCCGGAAGCGGGTGAAGAATGTGGCCGATGCGGAAGATATCCTGCAGGATGTTTTTTACCAGTTTACCGAGTATTTACGCCTGGGCGCCCAGGTAGATTCCATCACCAGCTGGCTTTTTGCGGTGACGCGTAACCGCATTACGGACTGGTTCCGCAAGAAGCGCGAATCCACCTTTTCCGATCACGTGAAGGAAAAGGATGGGGAAGAAAGCTTTTTCCTGGAAGAACTGCTGGCCGATGCCGGCACCGGGGCCGACGGGCCCATGCTGCGCAAGCTGCTGCTGGAAAGCATTATGGAGGCCATTGAAGAGCTGCCGGAAGAACAACGCACCGTGTTCCTGCAGCATGAGGTGGAAGGAAAATCATTCAAACAAATGAGCGCCGATACCGGGGTTTCCGTTAACACGCTGCTGAGCCGCAAACGCTATGCAGTGCTATACCTGCGCCAGCGCCTGGCCGATCTGTACCAGGAGCTGCAGGACAACTGA